The sequence below is a genomic window from Candidatus Acidiferrales bacterium.
TTCGGCGGCTGACTGGCCGCAATAGACACACTTCCCCGAGCCAGCGGTCTGTTCGAGAGGAATGCAACGCATGGTGGCCTTGGTCTCTTCTTTGATTTTGGCTTCGCAATCCGCGCTGCCGCACCAGTGGGAAAGCGCAAAACCCTTTTCGACCGCGGATTTGAACTCGTTGTAATCCTTTGGCTCAACCGTATTGGCCTTGCGGAAAGCGAGGGCGCGATCGAAGAGCGATTGCTGAATTTCATCGAGCATCTTCGCCACGGTGGGCGCGATTCCCTGCTGCGAGACAGAGGTTTTGCCTTCGCGGCCAGGGCGGTCGCGGCGAGCGAGAACGACGTTGCCCGCGGCGACGTCCTTGGGACCAAGCTCGATGCGGAGAGGCACGCCGCGCATCTCCCAGTCGTTGAACTTGAAGCCGGGGCTCATGCCGTCGCGCTCGTCCATCTTGACGCGAATGCCGACAGCGATGAGTTCCGCGCGAACTTTGCGAGCGGCTTCGAGAACAACGTTTTTCTCATCGTCCGATTTAAAGATGGGAACGATGACGACCTGATACGGAGCCAGGCGCGGAGGCAGAATCAACCCCTGGTCATCACCATGAACCATGACGATGGCGCCGACGAAACGCGTCGAAAGGCCCCAGGAAGTGGTCCAGCAGAATTGGTGCACGCCATTTTTGTCGAGATACTTGATCTCGAATGCCTTGGCGAAATTCTGGCCGAGATTGTGAGACGTGCCGGATTGCAGCGCTTTGCCGTCACCCATCATGGCTTCGATCGAATAGGTGATATCGGCGCCGGCGAATTTTTCGGAGTCCGATTTGCGGCCCGGAATTACGGGAATGGCGGCATCGCGAACGGCAAAATCGCTGTAAATGTCGAGCATCTGGCGCGTTTCGGCTTCGGCTTCTTCGAGTGTCGCATGAGCCGTGTGGCCCTCCTGCCAGAAAAATTCGAGAGTGCGGAGGAAAAGCTTCGTGCGTAGCTCCCAGCGGACGACGCTGTTCCACTGATTGATGAGCACGGGCAGGTCGCGATAGGACTGAATCCATTTCGCGTAGGCGTGGCCGATGATGGTTTCGGAGGTCGGGCGAATCACGAGAGGCTCTTCGAGCTCTTCTCCGCCGCCAACGGTGACCACAGCAAGCTCCGGCGAGAAGCCGGCAACATGGTGCTGCTCCTTGTCGATGAAACTGCGCGGAATCAGCAGCGGAAAGGCGGCGTTCATGTGGCCGCTGGCTTTGAAGCGGCGATCCAAGCCGGCAGTGATGTTCTCCCAAAGCGCCCAACCATAGGGACGAACAATCATGCAGCCGCGCACAGGCGCGTAATCGGCCATCTCCGCGCGAAGAACGACCTGGTTATACCATTCGGCGAAATCCTCAGCGCGAGTTGGGAGTTTGCGATCTGCCGCCATACTCAGCTCTCTGCCGCCTCTCTAAATTCTATTCCTTCCATTCTATTGCTTCGTCTCCGCGCATATTCGAATTCTTCCACGAACCGGCAATGACATTGCACAGAATGAGCGCAGGAGAGCAAATGAGCGTAACGGAGGCTTAATGAGTTGTCAACGGAAGCGGAGGCGCTCCGGGAAAAAGCTCACTTGCCGATGAATTCGTCGACGATTTCGGCGGCGATGGGAAGGCGGAAAAGTTCGCGCTGGTATGCCTTAATCATGCACACGATCCAGAGAATGAATGTGAGGAGACCAATCAGGCTGTGAACGCCTCCCCAGGCACCAAAGTCGTCCCATCGAAAAGATGGGCCCCAGAAAATGCGCGAGCCGAAGAAAATGCTCACGGCAGTGCTGAGGATGTTCAGGATGCCGAAAGTCACTAAAGATTGCGCTGCATGGAAGCGCACGAACGGCCGCTTGTCGATCAGGAGAAAAATCAGGCCGGTGACCCATCCCAAGGCGTAACAGAGCAAGCCCGCCACATTTTCGGAGAGGCCGGAGTCAGCGATTGGCATGGCGGCTCCTTGCGGCGCACCCGCGGGAGCAGCGACTGGCGCGTGTTGCGGCGCGCCACAATTCGAGCAGAATGCGGCGACATCGGCTACAACGGATCCACACTTTGAACAATGTGGCATGGGCTCTCCCTAGCAAGAATGAAGCTGGCAGGAGCGTAACAAAGCCCCCGGCAGGCGGCAAGTAAATTGGAAGAATGAAGCGCGATTGAGTAGAATCGCGCGGCAAAATGAATCAATTGCCGAGGCTTCTGATCTCGCGGAGAGTGCTTCCCTGCCGACTCCATTCGTGAATGCTGAGCCGCGACCCACGCGGCGAATTCTGGGGCTCGAGTGGCCAAGGCGAATCAGCCCGGCGGAGCGCAATTCTCTGCTTGCGGGCGGCTTCGGCTGGATGCTGGACTCCTTCGACGTG
It includes:
- a CDS encoding DUF4870 domain-containing protein, which translates into the protein MPIADSGLSENVAGLLCYALGWVTGLIFLLIDKRPFVRFHAAQSLVTFGILNILSTAVSIFFGSRIFWGPSFRWDDFGAWGGVHSLIGLLTFILWIVCMIKAYQRELFRLPIAAEIVDEFIGK
- the proS gene encoding proline--tRNA ligase; its protein translation is MAADRKLPTRAEDFAEWYNQVVLRAEMADYAPVRGCMIVRPYGWALWENITAGLDRRFKASGHMNAAFPLLIPRSFIDKEQHHVAGFSPELAVVTVGGGEELEEPLVIRPTSETIIGHAYAKWIQSYRDLPVLINQWNSVVRWELRTKLFLRTLEFFWQEGHTAHATLEEAEAETRQMLDIYSDFAVRDAAIPVIPGRKSDSEKFAGADITYSIEAMMGDGKALQSGTSHNLGQNFAKAFEIKYLDKNGVHQFCWTTSWGLSTRFVGAIVMVHGDDQGLILPPRLAPYQVVIVPIFKSDDEKNVVLEAARKVRAELIAVGIRVKMDERDGMSPGFKFNDWEMRGVPLRIELGPKDVAAGNVVLARRDRPGREGKTSVSQQGIAPTVAKMLDEIQQSLFDRALAFRKANTVEPKDYNEFKSAVEKGFALSHWCGSADCEAKIKEETKATMRCIPLEQTAGSGKCVYCGQSAAEQAIFAKAY